The nucleotide window GCTCGTCCACTGTGGGAAACGATCGAGCTCGTTGATACCGAGGGTCGTCAAGTGCTCAATCTTCTTAGGCCAATGGGAGCCGAATTGGGCGCGACAGCCGATAGGGAGAACTTCAACAAGGTTCTGCAAACGCACAAGGCTGCAATCGGGGGTATCGGGCCTCTGGGGCCTATCTCCGGGAAGCGTCTGATCGCTCTGCGCGCCCCCGTCGAACGGGATGGCAGTATAAATTTTGTTCTGACGGTGGCGCTGGTTCCTGATGCCGTGAGCCAGATTCTTCGGAACGCGGGCGCCCCGAAAGGATGGGTTGGCGTCGTTGCCGATGCCAAGGGAAATATAGTCGCGCGCACGATCAAGGAGCAGTTTGAACTTGGGCGGCCGGCCAGCGAATCCGTCCGTGAGGCAATCAAACGAGCCCCAGAGGGAGCCTATGTCGGCCGCACGCTCGAAGGCGTGGAGGTCGATACGGTCTACCGGTCGCTTCCAGGAACCGGAGGTTGGTCCGTTCATCTGGGAATACCAACTGAGTCGTTGAATGCGCCGGTTCGCAGATCGGCGTTCTTGATGGCCGGTGGCGGCGCGGTCAGTCTTGCTCTCGCCATTGCTTTGGTTTGGCTGACGGGGCTCGATATCGCGCAACGGCGCCGCGAGCAGGAAGCGAAAGCGGCCATCGCGCTGGGTCTGAGTGAAGAACGGAGGATGCTTGCGGTCGAAGCCGCAGATCTTGGCGTTTTTAACTGGAACTTGAACAATGGGAATGTACTTGTCTCTCATCGCGCGCAGATATTGCTGAATCTGCCGCCGTATCCTTCGGAACAACAGGACCGCATCTATCCCGCTGACTTGTTTCTGGAGGGGATTCATCCTGCCGACCGGCAATTTGTGGCCGAAGCTCTCAAAGGAAGCGTTCGCGAACGACCCACGGCCATAGAATTCCGGACGCGAGACGTCGATGGCGCCATTCGCTGGCGGCGGGCGACCGGTCGTCCGTCTCAGGTGAACCCGCTGATGCAAGACATTGTATTCGGGGTGGTGATGGATATCGATGCCACGAAGCAAGCAGAGATAGAGCGCGTGCAGTTGTTGCGGCGTCTTTCCGTTGCCGAGGAAAATGAACGGCGTCGGATTGCTCGCGAGCTTCACGACCAGATCGGGCAAAGCGTTACTGGTCTGATGCTTGGGCTCAAGAACCTTGAACATACCATCAATCGTGACGCGAGTGACAGTCGCGTAGACCGGATCCACTGGCTGCAGACGCTCGCCAACGGAATTGGCCGTGATATACACCGGGTAGCAGCGGATTTGCGCCCCACTGCCCTTGATGATCTGGGATTACAGGATGCTCTAAGGGCGCTCTGCTCGGAATGGAGCAGCCGGTTTCACATACAGACCGATCTTCATTTTCGAGGCAACAGCACTCCGCTTCCGTCTGACGTTGAGATCGCCATCTATCGGGCGATCCAAGAGGCATTGACGAACGTCCTGAAGCACGCAAAGGCTCAAAGTGTCAGCTTGGTAATCGACCAGCGTTTAAGTGAACTGCGCGTCGTAATCGAGGACGATGGAGCAGGATTTCCCTCCGAAATACCCGCGCCAATCGAGTCTGAGAAGCGAACGTTTGGCAGGCTTGGGCTTTCGGGAATGCGCGAGCGGCTGAGCTTGATCGGCGGCACTCTCGTCATTGAGTCGGAGCCGGAATCTGGAACTACGCTATTCATATCCGTGCCGTTGGGCGCAGCAATGGAGCTCTGAAGGTGGTGTCAATAAGAGTCGTGCTTGCTGACGACCATCCCGTGGTGCTTGCCGGCATGAAAGCGTTGCTCGATGGGATGGAGGACATCACAGTTGTTGGCGAAGCGACGACAGGCCCAGGCGTCCTGAAAATCCTTCGGGAAACCGGACCTGATATCGCCGTGCTTGATATTTCGCTGCCCGAAATCAACGGGCTCAAGCTTGCAGAAATGATCGCCGTTGACTTTACCGAGGTCAAGATTCTCGCGTTGACGGTGCACGAGGATCGCGCCTATGTCCGGCCGATGCTGAAGGCCGGTGCCAAGGGATATCTGCTGAAGCGATCAGCGGCCGACGAACTCGTGCGAGCGATCCGGGCGATCGCGGGGGGAGGCGTATACTTGGACCCTGCGATTGCCGAAACGGTTATTCCTTCTGCTCCAGCCGATCATGCCCCGGGTAGCTCTCAGCTAGTTGAACTCAGCCAGCGGGAAACCGAAGTTTTGCAGATGATTTCACGGGGCTTGAGCAACAAGGAGATCGCGGGCCGCCTCGATATCAGTGTGAAGACGGTGGAAACTCACAAGGCCCGGGCTCTCGAAAAGACGGGTCTTCGAACGCGCGCCGACATCGTGCGCTATGGAGTTGCGCATCGGTGGCTCGACGACCTGTGACTAAGATCATCTGATTCGTCTCCATTGACGCGATACTCGTTGCCCCGCAAACAACGATCGCTACGCGCCTAAGCGTTGCAATCGTATTAACCTGGCGACCGCCAGGGCTGCGGAAATCGCGCCAGCTGCGAGATGGACAACCATCGCGTTCGTGGCCCCCCCGCGGAGCGGCCTTGGGTCTATAATTACGATTCGGTCTGTTCTGGCTTGACCAATAGAGCTGTGCACGCCCTTATCAGGCTGTAATCCACGTAGCTTTTGCCAGGAAGAGTAATCAGCTCCTTCGGAAAAGCTTCTCGAGCCAGATAGCTGTCACGATTTGCGACCAACTTGGCCAGCCGATCATCCGCATCGGGCAGTGAACGGAACTCTTCCGCGCAGCCGGGTGCCAGAGCTGCGACTACAGCCTCGTCGCTCTTCCGGGCGGCCAGCTTTTCAGCGGTCGACGGGCTCATAAAGCCGAACAGATATGTGAGCAAAAGCGCGCCGAGGACCATACCACCTGCTCCCGCCCATAGGCTGGGCTTCACCACACGCCAATTGATACCGAGGTCTTGCATCGAGATGTCCTCCTTCGCTTGGAATGTCTCTTGTCTTGCTCCAGGCCGTACGACGGACAATCCTGGCTGTGATGTTATGGCTGCGACAAATGGCAACGCGGCGCTTGTCGCCAGGTTTCAAAAGCGGGAACGCGGTCGGTAATTTTCAACGTTCGCTGCTGTACCAAGCCATTGGGGCAAGGGAACGCCGTCCTGCCTCGATCAGTTTTCTCGCTTCGTTGGAGTGCAACTCGGGGTTGACGACAGGCGCTGCCGACTTGAAGATTGTGGAATCATCGGTGATGGCGAGACTGTTGCTCTCGTTGATCGAGCAGGCTCGATTGATCGGCTTTTAGACATCATGAGATCGAAGCAGACCTCGATCGCGTTGCAAGTGATGGCTTCATGACGGCGGACGCGATCGCCGCCGAGGTGCGCCGCCTGGACGCGGAGCTGGACTTCGTCAATGGTTTCAGAGCAGCGTCTCCCGTCAAGTTCTTGCGGATGCGAGTATACCGCTGTTGACAGCGAATTGAGTTGGCGATGGCCAAAGAGAAAGTCGAGGAAATCGCCGAAAGGTAAGCACTAAGATCATGAATTGCTCCTTTGGTCTCTTACCGTACCGACTTCCGATCAGCTCCGTGAACTGCAGTCGTTGCGCGAAGTTTTTTGTCGAGCCGACGCTCGCGTTGACGTATGCAGGAGAGAGCCGATGTCAGCCATTGATATGATAGCAATCACCATTATCGTCACGGTCGCAATTTTGACGGCTCCCTCCTATGCCAGGTCTCCGATGAAGAATTGGTACGCAGCGGCGGCCGGCACGGATGGCGCGCCAAGCAGTGCCTTGGAGGGACCGACTTCATTCGTCCCGCCAGGCACGTTGCGTTTCAGAGCCTATGTCCCCGGTACGACAGACCTTCGAATCTCTGATGTTGTGGGATTGGAGGTGTATAACCTGCGCAACGAAAAGATCGGCCTGATCGTGGACGTTATGCTAGGGAGCAGTCAGATCGTGAAGGGCTTCGTCATCAACGTCGGCGGATTCCTTGGCATGGGAAATCACAACATCGCGGTGACCTCGAGGTCCATCCTGCTTTTGAGGCGGGGTGGCAAGCTCGACCGGGCATTGGTTGACGTGACGAGGGAGACTCTCAGGAAATCGGAGCCGTTCGAATTTCCCGCGGCGGAGGGCTCTCGGCGCGCGGTTTCAGACACTCCGCCCGGCACCCGGCAAGCCTTGGACTTCTGATTGTTTATCGAGCGCAGCGCGGCAGCGCGCTTCAACCATCCATCGTAGTGCCTCCGGCTACTGCATCCGGCTATCTTCAGG belongs to Bradyrhizobium icense and includes:
- a CDS encoding ATP-binding protein, which codes for MTQTTSRMARRSLILLVMAGAIPLLVFAGWVAFLNARQDRNAARLAAFETLDRVATRVTSELGTQIEVAETLAASAALDQPDLQMFYREAKRLKDARPLWETIELVDTEGRQVLNLLRPMGAELGATADRENFNKVLQTHKAAIGGIGPLGPISGKRLIALRAPVERDGSINFVLTVALVPDAVSQILRNAGAPKGWVGVVADAKGNIVARTIKEQFELGRPASESVREAIKRAPEGAYVGRTLEGVEVDTVYRSLPGTGGWSVHLGIPTESLNAPVRRSAFLMAGGGAVSLALAIALVWLTGLDIAQRRREQEAKAAIALGLSEERRMLAVEAADLGVFNWNLNNGNVLVSHRAQILLNLPPYPSEQQDRIYPADLFLEGIHPADRQFVAEALKGSVRERPTAIEFRTRDVDGAIRWRRATGRPSQVNPLMQDIVFGVVMDIDATKQAEIERVQLLRRLSVAEENERRRIARELHDQIGQSVTGLMLGLKNLEHTINRDASDSRVDRIHWLQTLANGIGRDIHRVAADLRPTALDDLGLQDALRALCSEWSSRFHIQTDLHFRGNSTPLPSDVEIAIYRAIQEALTNVLKHAKAQSVSLVIDQRLSELRVVIEDDGAGFPSEIPAPIESEKRTFGRLGLSGMRERLSLIGGTLVIESEPESGTTLFISVPLGAAMEL
- a CDS encoding response regulator transcription factor, yielding MVSIRVVLADDHPVVLAGMKALLDGMEDITVVGEATTGPGVLKILRETGPDIAVLDISLPEINGLKLAEMIAVDFTEVKILALTVHEDRAYVRPMLKAGAKGYLLKRSAADELVRAIRAIAGGGVYLDPAIAETVIPSAPADHAPGSSQLVELSQRETEVLQMISRGLSNKEIAGRLDISVKTVETHKARALEKTGLRTRADIVRYGVAHRWLDDL
- a CDS encoding PRC-barrel domain-containing protein; translation: MSAIDMIAITIIVTVAILTAPSYARSPMKNWYAAAAGTDGAPSSALEGPTSFVPPGTLRFRAYVPGTTDLRISDVVGLEVYNLRNEKIGLIVDVMLGSSQIVKGFVINVGGFLGMGNHNIAVTSRSILLLRRGGKLDRALVDVTRETLRKSEPFEFPAAEGSRRAVSDTPPGTRQALDF